One window of the Dreissena polymorpha isolate Duluth1 chromosome 5, UMN_Dpol_1.0, whole genome shotgun sequence genome contains the following:
- the LOC127882197 gene encoding LOW QUALITY PROTEIN: chitin synthase chs-2-like (The sequence of the model RefSeq protein was modified relative to this genomic sequence to represent the inferred CDS: deleted 1 base in 1 codon) — protein sequence MEKFFYLSSEDIMVNPSVVSMGDRYPLRDPSPVTLNDSCLDPLESSFRRKKKWFGSFSVVYKVNEMNRKADRLPDTNLSPPTVKRMIPLPVLTTDDEARMLPGNRHSMASDDGINNPAFDQVSETNNAQQDWSETSSENNKEDQKKARDHYGVAGSRESYGLAMSRDSYGVAGSRDTYGTTDSLPRPIKRNEKTFIPPDPERGEKTSTLKSWDVFRVVNRSRQRGVDDEFYNKLQKGLKIVLSIFLTFAILALTMLSKSALFLITSNVYSNVTFECTWISYKDVVNCTRVPADRVRTDAFHPSPSVQARWIWALFIVVCTPCLFTFGKCLWRVCFKKTRNPTPRVLFLVLAIETLHTAGMTLFAFYVLPSLDSLRGLTLTFGVGFVPAVLKMFDTQREEGRKYYIILADIVALAIQISILVLWPIHDVVTSSSSELTWTIPVSLLLISIGWWENYINKFTRMGRLGLRLKEFKHKVRRMRTKVYILASMWKIILTLVLMTVMTTAGNSSCLKVLYFDAEFAPDCPHLVNPHGNNVDSHSMKTDPYWVAVVQVLSCLLCYQLSKTACKVMLQIVSFSLPLMLAAPIIGGLFIASCESWAFEPSTLLPPYLYWTCDISGVSIGYLETLYKDYLLPVALLWWLSFMWVTFHIWMPRVERLVQTEHLFVQPLYCGVMLEQSLMLNRRRDDQDRGRGNSDKKRKQQTTFTQLNGPYPTSLPMTPRDPERRDPAPMIYVCATMWHETQKEMLQILTSVFRMDDDQCARKNAQRFFDVVDPDYYEFEAHIFFDDAYLPHAEDADDYYVNSFVHQLVRTIDMAASKVHRVPMRLAPPTRYPTPYGGRLEWSMLGGNKLIVHLKDKTKIRIKKRWSQVMYMYYLLGHRLVGQNLDARRKQTIADNTFLLTLDGDVDFKPSAVQVLVDRMKRNDKVGAACGRIHPIGMGPMVWYQKFEYAISHWLQKATEHMIGCVLCSPGCFSLFRASSLMDDNVMGKYATVSSQAKHYVQYDQGEDRWLCTLLLQQGYRIEYCAAADALTYAPEGFDEFYNQRRRWSPSTMANIMDLLGDWRNIVKVNENMSLLYMSYQLLLFCSSLLTPSTIFLLITGALNTAFPAFDLINSLVVNAVPVALFMVTCFFCEPKWQLRLAQVLSLAYAMCMMVVVVGLGLNMILEGTCSPTAIFLYFLLGVFIIAAFMHPQEFVCILHGALYFLAVPSMSMLLMIYSICNMHVVSWGTRETATAADPNAKPAKKPDSRLQALLQKFSSSDADETSDYNFSFGNLFRCVCCPRPRPDATESKFELVIDKLESLERALGGNQHLENAARSVTTDDGVSVTFETVAEGDTDGLRRRKESSKSVPSTPGIAGGFEAINPAFKQTFAPYDENAPNWLNDDGLGNGRTRYLGNDEKLFWKDLIKKYLLPLEKNEAQQAKVQNDLLELRNKMSLMFFMLNGLFIVIVFTLQYTNAIKMGKGISIPLPCYANNGRQLTLEPISLLFMIVYGVALVIQFVSMFFHRLGTALHIMSSTDINCMKPNNREINAMDIASKIALVKEMQQMDDEDDKMSVTTTSSSNIDDDSSLTQDDSPRLKRRKTVIRITKRRKQNQGPSGVPGIEVPAGPGDNLGSKFMKNFMDLANDLRNERVSQTSEHSEGASGKFGRRKGSSGNKRKSKKAMRAINSIQNDKRIVLSKAEAIETKLQKINRRHGAEGTTGKVDTWLHLVRDVLTQSRMSLNTIGEEEKRSSLPWRNRLSRSNSIDAMPRDDVKLKSLPKRGSYGGSSTLNIIADSEEPDVHVLSQPRSSDADTKRDSLLDTYKDVVVAMRPKSDASAASKTSGRDLKSNKLSAEVRPFSTNKTPRISEDDARANSIESESEASDNSGSNSRAPSVTFNDHPEFISNFREAQSVSVPAPNDVFIDES from the exons GTTCGGCTCGTTCAGCGTCGTGTACAAGGTCAATGAGATGAACCGGAAAGCG GACCGACTCCCCGACACTAACCTCTCCCCACCCACCGTGAAGCGGATGATACCACTTCCGGTTCTAACGACAGACGACGAGGCGCGCATGCTGCCCGGAAACAGACACAGTATGGCG TCCGACGATGGTATCAACAACCCCGCCTTTGATCAGGTGTCAGAAACTAACAACGCCCAGCAGGATTGGAGCGAAACAAGCAGCGAAAATAACAAAGAGGACCAGAAAAAGGCACGTGATCATTATGGCGTTGCTGGATCACGTGAGAGCTATGGGCTGGCCATGTCACGTGACAGCTACGGCGTTGCAGGATCACGTGATACCTATGGAACCACTGACAGTCTTCCAAGGCCAATAAAGCGTAACGAAAAAAC ttttataCCTCCTGATCCGGAGAGAGGTGAAAAAACATCGACGTTGAAATCCTGGGACGTCTTCAGGGTCGTGAACAGAAGCAGGCAGAGAGGAGTAGACGACGAGTTTTACAATAAACTTCAAAAAGGACTTAAGATAgtcttaagtatttttttaactttcGCAATTCTCGCATTGACGATGTTGAGTAAAAGCGCTCTGTTCCTAATAACCTCTAACGTTTATTCAAACGTGACTTTCGAGTGTACCTGGATTTCGTACAAGGATGTTGTCAACTGTACGCGGGTACCTGCTGATCGGGTTCGCACAGACGCTTTTCATCCGTCACCAAGCGTCCAGGCGAGATGGATCTGGGCGCTATTTATTGTCGTCTGCACACCATGCTTGTTCACGTTCGGGAAGTGCTTGTGGCGCGTGTGCTTCAAAAAGACGCGCAATCCAACGCCGCGAGTACTGTTTCTG GTGCTCGCTATCGAGACACTACACACGGCAGGTATGACACTGTTCGCCTTCTACGTCCTACCTAGCCTCGACTCCCTGCGcggtctgaccttgacctttggagtCGGCTTCGTGCCCGCCGTACTAAAGATGTTCGACACGCAGCGGGAGGAAGGCCGGAAGTACTATATCATACTTGCCGACATCGTGGCGCTTGCAATACAG ATATCGATCCTCGTCCTCTGGCCCATACATGACGTAGTGACGAGTTCAAGCTCCGAGCTCACGTGGACGATACCGGTCTCTCTTCTCCTCATCTCCATCGGTTGGTGGGAGAACTACATCAACAAGTTCACACGGATGGGGCGCCTTGGGTTACGTCTGAAGGAGTTCAAACATAAG GTGCGACGGATGCGGACAAAGGTTTACATCCTGGCGAGCATGTGGAAGATCATCCTAACGCTCGTGCTCATGACCGTAATGACGACGGCCGGAAATAGTTCCTGCCTCAAGGTGCTCTACTTCGACGCGGAGTTCGCGCCGGACTGCCCACATCTCGTCAATCCGCACGGGAATAACGTGGACTCCCATAGCATGAAGACGGATCCGTACTGGGTCGCCGTCGTTCAGGTGCTTTCGTGTCTCCTCTGCTACCAGCTGTCGAAGACCGCATGCAAGGTGATGCTCCAGATAGTAAGCTTCTCGCTGCCGCTGATGCTCGCAGCGCCGATCATCGGGGGCCTCTTCATCGCGAGCTGCGAGTCTTGGGCGTTCGAACCGTCGACCTTATTGCCGCCGTACCTGTACTGGACTTGTGACATCAGTGGGGTTTCTATCGGCTACCTGGAGACGCTGTATAAGGATTATCTACTTCCGGTTGCGCTGCTTTGGTGGCTGTCGTTCATGTGGGTTACATTCCACATTTGGATGCCACGG GTGGAGCGACTGGTCCAGACCGAGCACTTGTTCGTGCAGCCGCTCTACTGCGGCGTGATGCTGGAGCAGTCGCTGATGCTGAACAGGCGCCGCGACGATCAGGACAGGGGCCGCGGAAACTCGGACAAG AAGCGCAAACAGCAGACGACATTTACCCAGCTGAATGGCCCCTACCCAACCAGTCTACCAATGACCCCGCGTGACCCCGAGAGGCGGGACCCAGCCCCGATGATCTATGTCTGCGCCACAATGTGGCATGAAACGCAGAAGGAAATGTTACAGATTCTTACCTCCGTTTTCCG AATGGACGATGACCAGTGTGCAAGAAAGAACGCTCAGAGGTTTTTCGACGTGGTGGATCCTGACTACTACGAATTTGAAG CGCATATATTTTTCGACGACGCATACCTTCCTCACGCAGAGGACGCAGACGACTATTACGTCAACAGTTTCGTGCACCAGCTTGTTCGTACCATCGACATGGCTGCCAG CAAAGTTCACCGCGTGCCCATGCGCCTTGCCCCACCCACCCGCTACCCCACCCCTTACGGCGGAAGGCTGGAGTGGAGCATGCTGGGAGGCAACAAGCTGATCGTACACCTCAAGGACAAGACGAAGATACGGATCAAGAAACGCTGGAGCCAG GTCATGTACATGTACTACCTGCTCGGT CACCGACTCGTCGGCCAGAATCTGGACGCGCGCCGAAAGCAGACGATAGCCGACAATACGTTCCTCCTTACGCTGGACGGCGACGTGGATTTCAAGCCGTCGGCGGTACAGGTGCTAGTCGACCGGATGAAGAGAAACGACAAAGTGGGAGCGGCATGCGGGCGCATCCATCCGATTGGAATGG GACCCATGGTATGGTATCAGAAATTCGAATACGCGATCAGCCATTGGCTGCAGAAAGCGACTGAGCATATGATTGGCTGCGTTCTGTGCAGCCCCGGATGTTTCAGCTTGTTTCGCGCATCGTCTCTAATGGACGATAACGTGATGGGAAAATACGCCACCGTATCGTCACAGGCTAAACACTATGTACAATATGACCAAG GCGAGGACCGATGGTTATGCACGCTACTGCTGCAGCAGGGTTACCGTATCGAGTACTGCGCAGCCGCGGACGCTCTTACATACGCACCGGAAGGATTCGACGAGTTCTACAACCAGCGGCGTCGGTGGTCGCCATCCACCATGGCAAATATCATGGATTTATTAG GCGACTGGCGGAACATCGTGAAGGTGAACGAGAACATGTCGCTGCTCTACATGTCGTACCAGCTGCTGCTCTTCTGCTCCTCGCTGCTCACACCCTCAACCATCTTCCTGCTCATCACCGGCGCACTCAACACGGCGTTTCCGGCTTTCGACCTGATCAACTCTCTCGTCGTTAACGCCGTCCCGGTCGCACTCTTTATGGTCACGTGCTTCTTCTGTGAGCCCAAGTGGCAG TTGCGACTAGCCCAGGTTCTCTCCCTCGCCTACGCCATGTGCATGATGGTGGTCGTAGTGGGCCTCGGTCTAAACATGATACTGGAGGGAACGTGCTCGCCCACCGCGATCTTCCTCTACTTCCTGCTTGGCGTCTTCATCATCGCAGCGTTCATGCATCCTCAG GAGTTCGTCTGTATCTTGCACGGCGCCCTCTACTTCCTGGCGGTGCCCTCGATGTCGATGTTGCTTATGATCTACTCCATCTGCAACATGCACGTGGTGTCCTGGGGCACGCGCGAGACCGCTACGGCAGCCGACCCGAACGCTAAGCCCGCAAAAAAGCCCGACAGTCGATTGCAG GCGCTACTCCAGAAATTCTCTTCATCCGACGCCGACGAGACAAGCGACTACAACTTCTCTTTCGGGAACCTCTTCCGCTGCGTCTGCTGCCCGCGTCCCCGACCGGACGCCACCGAGAGCAAGTTTGAGCTCGTGATCGACAAATTAGAGTCGCTTGAACGCGCTCTTGGCGGGAATCAG CATCTAGAAAATGCTGCTAGAAGTGTCACCACTGACGATGGCGTAAGCGTGACGTTTGAGACAGTGGCGGAAGGCGACACAGACGGGCTGCGACGTCGGAAGGAAAGTTCGAAAAGCGTCCCGTCGACTCCCGGTATCGCAGGCGGATTCGAAG CAATAAATCCAGCGTTCAAGCAGACGTTCGCGCCTTACGACGAAAATGCGCCAAACTGGCTGAACGACGACGGACTGGGTAATGGCCGAACGCGTTACCTTGGCAACGACGAGAAACTGTTCTGGAAGGACCTGATCAAGAAGTACCTACTTCCGCTTGAGAAAAACGAGGCTCAGCAGGCCAAAGTTCAGAACGACCTTCTAGAACTGAGGAACAAAATGAGTCTAATGTTCTTCATGCTGAATGGCCTTTTCATCGTTATTGTCTTCACGTTACAG TACACGAACGCCATCAAGATGGGCAAGGGCATCAGCATCCCGCTGCCCTGCTACGCCAACAACGGGCGGCAGCTTACCCTGGAGCCCATCTCTCTCCTCTTCATGATCGTGTACGGTGTGGCGCTTGTCATCCAGTTCGTTTCCATGTTCTTCCACCGTCTCGGCACCGCGCTCCACATCATGAGCTCCACAGACATCAACTGTATGAAGCCCAACAACCGGGAGATCAACGCCATGGATATTGCCA GTAAGATCGCGCTCGTAAAGGAGATGCAACAGATGGACGACGAGGACGACAAGATGTCCGTGACGACCACGTCGAGCAGCAACATTGACGACGACAGCAGCCTTACGCAG GACGATTCCCCGAGACTGAAACGCCGAAAGACCGTCATCCGAATCACGAAGCGCCGAAAACAGAATCAGGGACCCAGTGGCGTTCCGGGCATTGAAGTTCCGGCGGGGCCGGGAGACAACCTGGGAAGCAAATTCATGAAGAATTTCATGGACCTCGCCAACGACCTACGCAACGAGCGAGTGAGCCAAACAAGCGAACATAGCGAAGGTGCTTCCG GTAAGTTCGGTCGCCGGAAGGGAAGCAGCGGCAACAAACGAAAGAGCAAGAAGGCTATGCGCGCAATCAACTCGATACAGAACGACAAGCGAATTGTGCTCAGCAAGGCGGAGGCCATTGAGACGAAACTCCAGAAGATTAACCGCCGACATGGTGCGGAGGGCACGACCGGCAAGGTTGACACGTGGCTACATCTCGTTCGCGATGTGCTGACACAGTCTCGGATGAGCCTGAACACGATAGGCGAAGAGGAGAAGCGCAGCTCGCTTCCTTGGCGGAACCGCCTAAGTCGCTCCAATTCCATCGATGCGATGCCGAGGGACGATGTGAAGCTTAAGAGTCTTCCGAAGCGCGGCAGCTATGGCGGCTCGTCAACGTTGAACATAATTGCCGACAGCGAGGAGCCGGATGTCCACGTGCTCAGCCAGCCGCGTAGTAGCGATGCGGATACGAAGAGAGACAGCTTGTTGGATACGTATAAAGATGTGGTAGTCGCGATGCGACCTAAATCGGACGCGTCTGCTGCTAGTAAGACTTCGGGTAGAGATTTAAAGTCGAATAAATTATCGGCGGAAGTTCGACCGTTTTCGACCAATAAAACACCGCGCATCAGCGAGGACGATGCGCGCGCAAACTCTATCGAGTCGGAATCGGAAGCATCCGACAATTCCGGGTCTAATTCGCGAGCGCCCTCTGTGACTTTCAATGACCACCCGGAGTTCATATCGAATTTCAGAGAGGCTCAGAGCGTTAGTGTTCCGGCTCCGAATGACGTATTTATTGACGAAAGTTGA